GATCTTCGCCGACGGCGTCTTCGTCGAAGGATGGGGGACGTTCTGCGAGCGGCTGATGCTCGACGAAGGGTGGGGCGGCCCGCTCGACCGCGTCGCGCACCTGAAGAAGCAGATGGAAAACATCGCGCGAACGATCGCGGACATCCGCGTCCACACGAAGGGGACCTCCCGCGAGGAGCTGACCCGGTTCCTGCGCGACGATGCCGTGCAGGACGCGCAGTTCTCCTCGAACATGTGGACCCGCGCGATCACGAGCGCGCCTCAACTCACGTTCTACTACCTCGGTTACCGGGAGGTTCGCGGCCTGTTCGACGACGTCCGCCGCGCGCGCGGGCCCGCCTTCCGCCTGCGCGACTTCATGGACGCGATGATGGAGGACGGCCCGGTGCCGGTCGCGCACTACCGGGAGAAGATGCTGGGAAAACGGTGAGATTGCCGATGCGAGCCCGCCGATGACGGCGCCTCGTGCCACCGGCGGGATCGAAGAAGGACCGGGCTTCGCCGGTTGAGGTCATCGCCAGCGCGGCTCGGGCCGGGGGGAAGGTGGGTGGCCCGCCGGGTCAACCATGGGTCTGGTCCACTCCGGCGACGTCCGCCGCCGGTCGGATCGTGTAGAGAGTCTCTCCTTCCACGGGATGGCCCGCGTCCGCCCAGCCGTCGAGGCCTCCCTCGAGCGGCCGCACCTTCATGAATCCCTTGTCCATCAGGAGGCGAGCCACACGGGCCGCCGAGGCTTCGTTCGGTCAGGTGCAGTAGAGGACGATTTCCCGGTCGAGAGGGAGCTGAGCGATCGAGGAGTCGATCTCCTCGAGGACGAGGCGCACCGCTCCCGGGATCCGCCGCGGATCGCCCTGGACGGCGGCCCGGTTGCGGACGTCGACGATCACCGGCGCCCTTCCGGCGTCGATCAGGCTGCGAAGCTCCGCCACGGAGATCCGCGCCATCCGGAGGAAGCGGTAGAAGCGCCGCCGTTGCCACCATTTCCACCCGACGAATGCCGCGAGGAGGAGCGCCGCGATCACGAGCGCCCAGAACCCGAGCCCCTCGAGGAGCTCCGCCACGCGATCGATCGCCCTGTGGAAGACGATTCCGGCGGCCACGCCGGAGCCGGCCCAGACGAGCGCGCCCCCGGCGTCGAACAGCGCGAAGCGGAGAAACCCGACGCGCAGCGCCCCCGCGAGCGGCGGAGCGACCGTCGAGAACCCGGGGATGAACTTCGCGTAGAGGAGCGAGCCGACCCCGTGCCGCTCGAAGAGCGACTCCGTCTGGCGCACGCACGAATCGGGAGAAAGCGAGATCCCGCACACCGTCTTCAGGATCCGGTACCCGTGCCGGCGTCCGAGGACGTACCAGAGGGAGTCCGCGATCAGTGAGGCGCCGACCGCGAGGGCGAGGAGAGCCACCGTCGACAGACGCCCTCCGGCCGAGAGCGCGCCCGCCGCGACCAGGGTCGGAATCGCGGGGACCGGGAGACCGAGCTGCTCCAGCAGGACGTTGGCGAAGACGAGCGGCAGACCGTGCCGCGCGAGCTGCTCGATCAGCGCGTGCACGGCGCAACCCGGGTCGACGCGGCGGGATTTCGGGACAACATCGCGCGGTAGCTTACCGCGGCGGGGTCACTCCTCGGATTGGCCCTCGTGAGTCTCGGGGTCGGAGGCGGGCTCCGAGTAGCCGCACTTCGAGCAGCGGAAGAATTCTTCCACCAGCGCCCTGTCGATGAGCGGAACGAGGAACACCTCTCCGCACTGAGGGCATTTCTTGGCGATTCGCGGCTCGCTCATGGACGGCCTCCCCATCCGACCGTCGATCAAAAGTTGTATTTGTTCGCTAACCGCAATCCGCACGCCAAGGCGGTATTGCAGAATTTTACTTCTATTTCAACGATTTAGAACGCAATCCCGGCGGGCGCCGATTGATTTTCTGTCAGCCGCCCGATCCCGGCGGTGACAAAAAGACGCACTCAGCCCCCGCCGGCAGCGGCGATGTGTCGCGCCCTCCGGGCGCGGTGTTCGGCGACCGCGAAGACCAGCGTCAGCCAGGCGAAGCCGATCGTCCAGCCGCCCAGGACGTCCGTCGGCCAGTGAACGCCCAGCGCCACGCGGGACGACCCGACGAGGACGACGGCCGCAAATCCCGTGGCGAGGTACGCGGCGGCATGACGTCCCCGT
The sequence above is a segment of the Thermoanaerobaculia bacterium genome. Coding sequences within it:
- a CDS encoding VTT domain-containing protein, with protein sequence MHALIEQLARHGLPLVFANVLLEQLGLPVPAIPTLVAAGALSAGGRLSTVALLALAVGASLIADSLWYVLGRRHGYRILKTVCGISLSPDSCVRQTESLFERHGVGSLLYAKFIPGFSTVAPPLAGALRVGFLRFALFDAGGALVWAGSGVAAGIVFHRAIDRVAELLEGLGFWALVIAALLLAAFVGWKWWQRRRFYRFLRMARISVAELRSLIDAGRAPVIVDVRNRAAVQGDPRRIPGAVRLVLEEIDSSIAQLPLDREIVLYCT